A stretch of DNA from Ricinus communis isolate WT05 ecotype wild-type chromosome 4, ASM1957865v1, whole genome shotgun sequence:
cattttcattatattatatataggcttatagaaaagaagaaaaaaaaaagaattactatTGAATGTGGgtattctttttcaaatatatactttCCGTTATGATGAATTTGACTTATTATTGATCTCGatttttaatagtaattaGTAGCCaatattattagtttctttCATGTACGGACGATTATACATATGTTTACGCAAGGTATAAAGTTGCACCTCTCTCactttgttgttgtttttctttgcaTTTCAGAATGGAAAAAGGGGCAAATTAAGGAATTTTAAACAAAGCAAAAGGAATAAAAAGTACTTGAatccttaattattttaaataattatttaatcactCATGTCATCAGTCCCCAGTTGACATATTGTCAACAGGATTTACATTCAAATTTCATTGAtgaaaaggtgaaatcaataTTGTTCGTTAGAAGATTTGAACTTTGGCTCTAAATTTATAGCAGAATCTCCTTTTGTTTTAgcaattattatttctttgtaGTATTAATGATAATCTAAAACAAATCTGCAATGAGTTGAATAGGACAATTAATGAAGATCTGATATAATATCTAATcatatatcattttaaatCTTTTGCAATTAAGGAAAGAGCTAATAATCTGCTGTTATGGAATAGGCAAAATCACTTGCGTCTCCTAATGCTTATCGACTGTGATCATTCTGTGAATATTTTTCctacaataaatttttaagtatatttGTTTACAAATCTGGAGagatataattatatagtaGTATTGATtgctttttaattacaaataattaataattataatatataatattatattttatctataaataacATAGTAAATCTGGCCTATCTCATAATTTCTCCCTTCCGGAATGTCaaagattaataaatttgaagcGGAAAATAGAAAAGTTCAGAACCAAATGGGCAATGATAACAGAAAGCCAGAAATACACAAGTATGCCACTTCTCTCAATAGATTACACGACTAGCTTTTCTATAAAGCAAAACTTGGCGGAAAAGGAAAGTAGCTTATATCTGTCTCCTCACAAGGACctaacacacacacacaccaAACGATGGATACACAACTCACTGCTCACCACATGACtgttctcttcttcttcttctttctcttcatATCAATATCATCTTCCAAGGTAATCACCATCTCTTTCTCATGTTTAATTTtgctttcttcctttttttcttttcgtaTTTTTCTAGCAATTAATAGGATCACATGCATGTAAATTTTGCTTATTCTTCTTGTCTTGTTGCAGCTCTCTTTGGCAGCTCCAAGCAGTACTGCACACAATCCACATTCGCCACCCGAGTTGAACCCATTTTCTCCTAAAGCATCTTTGATCCGTTATTGGAACAAACACATCTTTAACACCTTGCCTAAATCACCATTTCTCCTCTCCAAAGCTTCTCCACTTACTGCGATAGACTCAGCGTTCCTCTCCAGACTCGCTACCCAAAACTCACTCTCTTCGCATTTTGAATCTTTCTGTTCCTTAGCCAATTTATTCTGCTCCTTTGACTCAAAACCAATGAATTTAGGCGATAAAAATGACAATAAAGATGCAAACTTTGCACTATACTCCAACAAACAGTTCGCAAACTATGGGAGGTCTCAACTCGGAGGGGTTGACTCGTTCAAGAATTACTCAAATGGCTTGAACTCTGTTTCTGACTCGTTTGTAAAGTACAGCCGCGACGCAACAGGCCATAGTGAAGCATTCACAAATTATGCTACTGATGGAAATGTTGCCAATGCAACCTTTGGCAACTACGGCGCTGGTGCAACTGGAGGCTCTGGCGTCTTCAAAAACTATGACGACCGAGTCAATGTACCAGGTCTGCGTTTCACCACATATGCTTCTGATGGCAATAACCATAAGCTATCATTTTCAAGCTATAGTGGGGATACAAATTCCGGGTCTGAATCGTTCACTAGTTatggaaagaaaggaaatggGGTTCCAGCGGAATTTGCAACCTATAGTGGAGATTCAAACATAATTGAATCTACATTTACTGGTTATGGGGAATTAGGTAATGTAGCAAATGATAGTTTTGCAGGGTATGGTCTCTCGGGTAACAACCCACATAATAATTTCAAGAGTTATGGCACTGGTGGAAATTCTGCTATTGATAGTTTCTCTAGCTACAGGAATGGAGCTAATGTTGGTCAAGATTCATTTCAATCTTATGCCAGGAATACAAATGCAGGCAAAGTTAGCTTCACTAATTATGGGAAAACATTTAACCCCGGTAATGATACATTTAAAGAATATGGTAAGGGATCAAAGGGTAACACTGCTGTTGGTTTCAAAATTTATGGTCCGGATCGATCTTTCAAGGAATATATTCAAAAAGGTGTAACTTTTGCTGCTTACGCTAACACTACCAGTACTAGTGGCAGTTTTGTAAATAGGAGATGGGTTGAGCCTGGTAAGTTTTTCAGGGAGTCCATGTTGAAGCAAGGGAATGTTGTGGTCATGCCCGACATTACAGACAAAATGCCAAAAAGATCGTTTCTGCCCCGATCCATCGTTTCAAAACTACCATTCTCGTCCCCTCGTCTGTCTGAGCTTAAGGAAGTTTTTCATGCACTTGAGAATTCAACCATGGAGTGTGTGCTTGTCAACGCGCTGGCCGAATGCGAGAGAGAACCCAGCCAAGGTGAGACCAAGCGGTGTGTGGGCTCGGTGGAGGACATGATAGAGTTTGCCGTATCAGTCTTGGGCCATAATGTGGTTGTCAGGACCACCGAAAATGTTCATGGGTCAAGTAAAAATGTGATGATTGGGAGAGTCAAAGGAATCAACGGTGGAGAAGTGACTAAATCTGTCTCTTGTCACCAAAGCTTGTATCCGTACTTGCTTTATTATTGCCATTCAGTTCCCAGGGTTAGAGTTTATGAAGCTGAAATTCTTGAC
This window harbors:
- the LOC8289024 gene encoding polygalacturonase 1 beta-like protein 1: MDTQLTAHHMTVLFFFFFLFISISSSKLSLAAPSSTAHNPHSPPELNPFSPKASLIRYWNKHIFNTLPKSPFLLSKASPLTAIDSAFLSRLATQNSLSSHFESFCSLANLFCSFDSKPMNLGDKNDNKDANFALYSNKQFANYGRSQLGGVDSFKNYSNGLNSVSDSFVKYSRDATGHSEAFTNYATDGNVANATFGNYGAGATGGSGVFKNYDDRVNVPGLRFTTYASDGNNHKLSFSSYSGDTNSGSESFTSYGKKGNGVPAEFATYSGDSNIIESTFTGYGELGNVANDSFAGYGLSGNNPHNNFKSYGTGGNSAIDSFSSYRNGANVGQDSFQSYARNTNAGKVSFTNYGKTFNPGNDTFKEYGKGSKGNTAVGFKIYGPDRSFKEYIQKGVTFAAYANTTSTSGSFVNRRWVEPGKFFRESMLKQGNVVVMPDITDKMPKRSFLPRSIVSKLPFSSPRLSELKEVFHALENSTMECVLVNALAECEREPSQGETKRCVGSVEDMIEFAVSVLGHNVVVRTTENVHGSSKNVMIGRVKGINGGEVTKSVSCHQSLYPYLLYYCHSVPRVRVYEAEILDVESKERINLGVAICHIDTSAWSPNHGAFVALESSPGQIEVCHWIFENDMSWTVAD